The genomic DNA TGCGATTTGAGTAGGATGTTCATAATCAGGTTCCCATTTAGCAACTACCCTATAAAGAGTATCCCCATTAGTATAGGAACTGTCTCTGAGAAATCGATAAGCACTTAATAGGTTATCATATATGTTGGCTGCGCCACTTCGTGGCCACTGGTTATCCGGCCAGAGTTGACCATCAGTGAGATATTCACCACAGCATAATGTGCCGATGTTAGTGCTTACCAAGAGAGATTCTATCTTGCCGCGGAAACGCCAATTTTGAGAATCTTCGCTAGCAGGAATAAATGAGAATTTCAATGAATCTGAATACAGCTTTATTCGGTCAAAGTCTTGTGCTCCTGGTGGGGTGTTTGGTCCTCGTAGCCAAACTAACGGAATGAAATATCCTGGTGTATTAACTCCTTGCACTGTTATAGAATATTCTCCATCATCGTTAGTAATGTCAGGGCCATAATAATGTGAGCCCCCAGAACCATCCCAATATCCTCGGATCCACACTTTTACATTTCTTAATGGCATATTTATAGTTGCAGTATCTAAACCGTCAATTCTATCGTATAAATGTTTCTTATACACGATCGTCCCGCTTATCGTAATATCGGCCCTTTGATCCGGTATATGATTAAAATTAGTATTGCTATTAATATTATTAGAACCACCATCATTACGAAAAAAGTTCTTGAAACCTTCACTTTTTTTTATTACATCTTCTACTGCTTCCCATTTGCTTATTCCTTTTTCTTTCATCAGTTGTCTTGCTTCAATCAGGATAGATATTGATTTTTTTCTGTCATGAATGCCATAGCGCCAGATCATGTTATAAATAACATCATGCATCAGCTCAAGTGCTTCCCAATCCGATAATGTTGGATCCAAATTTTTGAGTTTTTCTATTTCATTTCTGATTTTTCTTGCTTCATCGTCATATGAGCGACCGAGTGACTTCATCCTGGTTCCCGCCTCAATATCATAACAGTATTCTGGACCTATACGCGACCAAAGATCGAGATCATGACCAAATTTTTCGTAGGAAATCGTATCATCTTCAGCAAGAATAACCATGTCAATCATTTTTCCACGTTCGGCTTTCCACGTTTTGCCGCCATGGCCATCGGATACTTCTACTTTTGTAATTACCTTCATCTGTAATAATCGTGATACTACTTTAAACCGTATCGTTGCTTGTGCTGACATTCCCTTTTTTAGAGGAGAAAATACAGTCTCCTGTTGACCGCTTGTAAGTTGCGCTCCGTGATAGAAAGTGTACACTATTTTACTTCTGGGTATATCGCGATATGGTATTAGCATAGTGCATCTCAATTCAACTTCGTCACCAAGCTTAGGTTTATCAGGAGTCATTTCTACTTCAATTTCAAGACCATATCCGTCCATAATTGTCATTTGTGATTGCCGCCCTGCGGAATTTTGACTGAATGCGAATCGGAATCCGACTATTAGTAACAAAAGAACCAATATATTAAGATATTTTTTGTTGCTCTTATACATCTTTCCTCCTATTGTTTTA from candidate division WOR-3 bacterium includes the following:
- a CDS encoding T9SS type A sorting domain-containing protein — encoded protein: MYKSNKKYLNILVLLLLIVGFRFAFSQNSAGRQSQMTIMDGYGLEIEVEMTPDKPKLGDEVELRCTMLIPYRDIPRSKIVYTFYHGAQLTSGQQETVFSPLKKGMSAQATIRFKVVSRLLQMKVITKVEVSDGHGGKTWKAERGKMIDMVILAEDDTISYEKFGHDLDLWSRIGPEYCYDIEAGTRMKSLGRSYDDEARKIRNEIEKLKNLDPTLSDWEALELMHDVIYNMIWRYGIHDRKKSISILIEARQLMKEKGISKWEAVEDVIKKSEGFKNFFRNDGGSNNINSNTNFNHIPDQRADITISGTIVYKKHLYDRIDGLDTATINMPLRNVKVWIRGYWDGSGGSHYYGPDITNDDGEYSITVQGVNTPGYFIPLVWLRGPNTPPGAQDFDRIKLYSDSLKFSFIPASEDSQNWRFRGKIESLLVSTNIGTLCCGEYLTDGQLWPDNQWPRSGAANIYDNLLSAYRFLRDSSYTNGDTLYRVVAKWEPDYEHPTQIAMGYGQTVDTIYICGDTVGDYSSWHDEWDDWSSLHEYGHHVMVKCAPPFPPCSTGNHYWYLEYPNPGDKGLAYAEGWANFFAASVFDSACQINTKKGIGRTTANDTTYYHDIENPWHGSHFDTTEFEGGQWCEGAVAGVLWDIYDSNNENPYPYYPSGGFTDTTSDLMTQMYRQVWNVLDDYEPSDTTSCQTFFDFRSGWYFYGYLHGDTLNQITYHHYIADSVPAKPTGLFDSLINYYDVYLRWNNNDEADLDGYRIIRRGKQVLGMTDWNDWAFIGDNTDSNDTTFIDTTVLCMWYYQYKVTAYDTMGCESEPSDSVQISIPQKEEHKSPMCVEVPIISCIRNLNLSVPAGSKEIAISIYDCCGRSVSKYKIRVRKEDDCKIELHNVNDQLPSGVYFVHLKTDKKQSMMEKIIIVR